Proteins encoded within one genomic window of Brassica rapa cultivar Chiifu-401-42 chromosome A09, CAAS_Brap_v3.01, whole genome shotgun sequence:
- the LOC103838340 gene encoding RHOMBOID-like protein 2, translated as MANRDVERGGKQNRGVHNNNNYFYDESSRDTHWTPWLVPAIVVANLAVFIAVMFVNDCPKKITGPNKACVARFLGRFSFQPLRENPLFGPSSSTLERMGALEWRKVVHEHQGWRLVTCMWLHAGIIHLLTNMLSLIFIGIRLEQQFGFIRVGLIYLVSGFGGSILSSLFLQESISVGASGALFGLLGAMLSELLTNWTIYANKAAALVTLLFIIAINLGLGLLPRVDNFAHIGGFLTGLCLGFILLVRPQYGWEASRTNTSVTKRKHSMYQYVLFVVAAVLLVVGLTVGLVMLFKGENGNKHCKWCHRLSCFPTSKWTC; from the exons ATGGCGAACAGAGATGTGGAGAGAGGTGGGAAGCAAAACAGAGGAGTtcataacaacaacaactattTCTATGACGAAAGCTCCCGCGACACTCACTGGACTCCATGGCTGGTCCCGGCGATCGTTGTGGCGAATCTCGCCGTCTTTATCGCCGTTATGTTCGTTAACGACTGTCCTAAGAAAATCACCGGACCAAACAAAGCTTGCGTCGCTAGGTTCCTCGGAAGATTCTCGTTTCAGCCACTTAGAGAGAATCCTCTGTTCGGCCCATCTTCTTCTAC ATTGGAGAGAATGGGAGCATTGGAGTGGAGGAAAGTAGTACATGAGCATCAAGGATGGAGACTCGTCACTTGTATGTGGCTACACGCTGGTATCATTCATCTTCTTACCAATATGTTGAGTTTGATCTTCATCGGTATCCGCCTTGAGCAGCAGTTTGGCTTCA TAAGGGTCGGGCTTATCTACTTAGTATCTGGTTTCGGTGGAAGCATACTCTCGTCTCTCTTCCTTCAAGAAAGTATCTCTGTTGGTGCTTCTGGTGCTCTCTTCGGACTTCTTGGAGCTATGTTATCTGAACTTCTCACCAATTGGACTATCTATGCCAACAAG GCGGCTGCTCTTGTCACACTCCTATTCATCATAGCAATCAACTTAGGACTAGGCTTGTTGCCTCGGGTTGACAATTTCGCGCACATTGGAGGGTTCTTAACCGGGTTATGCCTCGGGTTTATCCTCCTTGTCCGGCCACAGTACGGCTGGGAAGCTTCCCGCACCAACACTTCCGTTACCAAACGCAAGCATAGCATGTACCAGTACGTGCTGTTCGTAGTCGCAGCGGTTCTACTTGTGGTTGGGTTAACTGTTGGATTGGTGATGCTTTTCAAAGGAGAGAATGGGAACAAGCATTGCAAATGGTGTCATCGCCTCAGCTGTTTCCCTACTTCTAAATGGACCTGTTAa
- the LOC103838341 gene encoding phosphatidylinositol glycan anchor biosynthesis class U protein, with product MTKDDGETVEEQKKKPCRFWIWALSSVLFRLILISFAGNLNLSSRPEVSTPLTSIRRLAEGYWLKQASMSPYAGSMYHGSPLLLSLLGLLTVQRIKGQPSHLFCSLVFVIADILSAILLRGIGHKLQMAYGLNARLLGLLKSPTDKEGILPSGDIAALVYLWNPFTIVCCVGLSTSPIENMAVILALNGAVTRRVPLAAFGLVMATHLSLYPAILTIPVIFLLGYGLDAPPLKLFLQTRNVESDNRSSTSSASKQAKSKPTAQLPFLWRTVVHFVFWVLVWSLCVLVLCGLSLSKHGGLEEMFKRTYGFILSIEDLSPNIGVFWYFFAEVFDFFRSFFLIVFHVNILFMLLPLAIRLKHRPCFLAFIYLAISSLLKSYPSVGDSALYLSLWALFVNELADMKFSFFLFCGYLGVSLLSPVMHNLWIWRGTGNANFYFGNAIGYACFQIVFVVESVSAMLNHDRALKKCNPNHQKVKN from the exons ATGACGAAAGACGACGGAGAAACGGTAGAggagcagaagaagaagccatgcCGGTTCTGGATTTGGGCCTTATCTTCCGTACTTTTCCGATTGATCCTGATCTCATTCGCGGGAAATCTCAACCTCTCTTCCCGTCCGGAGGTCTCCACTCCTCTCACCAGCATCCGCCGCC TTGCTGAAGGTTACTGGTTGAAGCAGGCATCAATGTCACCATATGCAG GATCTATGTATCATGGCTCGCCCTTGCTGCTCTCGCTTCTCGGACTTCTCACGGTTCAGAG GATTAAAGGGCAACCAAGCCACCTCTTTTGCAG CTTGGTTTTTGTCATTGCAGATATATTGAGTGCAATTCTTCTTCGAGGAATTGGTCACAAACTCCAGATGGCTTATGGATTGAATGCTAGGCTACTCGGCCTTCTTAAGTCGCCAACGGATAAAGAAG GGATCTTACCCAGTGGTGATATTGCCGCTCTTGTCTACTTGTGGAATCCTTTCACCATCGTATGTTGTGTGGGTTTATCAACTTCTCCAATCGAAAATATGGCTGTCATATTGGCACTTAATGGAGCAGTTACTC GACGAGTTCCTCTGGCGGCATTTGGTTTAGTCATGGCCACACATTTATCTCTTTATCCTGCTATTCTGACTATTCCT GTAATCTTTCTATTGGGATATGGTTTGGATGCTCCTCCTCTAAAATTGTTCCTTCAGACCAGAAATGTAGAAAGTGATAACAGATCATCAACCTCTTCTGCTTCTAAACAAGCCAAATCGAAACCGACTGCACAACTTCCCTTTTTATGGAGAACAGTCGTGCACTTCGTGTTCTGGGTACTTGTGTGGTCGCTCTGTGTTTTGGTTTTATGTGGCTTATCACTGAGTAAGCATGGTGGGCTCGAAGAGATGTTCAAGAG GACATATGGTTTCATTCTCAGTATCGAAGATCTGTCACCGAACATCGGAGTCTTTTG GTACTTCTTTGCTGAAGTCTTCGACTTCTTCAGAAGCTTCTTCTTGATAGTATTTCACGTAAACATACTGTTTATGTTACTGCCTTTAGCCATACGGTTGAAACATCGACCTTGCTTCTTGGCTTTCATTTACTTGGCGATCTCCTCTCTTCTTAAATCTTACCCTTCG GTTGGAGATTCAGCCttatatttgagtttatggGCATTGTTCGTCAATGAGTTAGCAG ATATGAAGTTCTCGTTCTTCCTCTTCTGTGGATATCTTGGTGTTTCTCTCCTCAGCCCTGTGATGCACAATCTCTGGATATGGCGG GGTACGGGTAACGCCAATTTCTACTTTGGAAACGCTATCGGCTATGCGTGCTTTCAG ATCGTTTTCGTGGTTGAGAGCGTAAGCGCAATGCTGAACCATGATCGGGCCCTGAAGAAATGTAACCCGAACCATCAAAAAGTCAAGAACTAA
- the LOC103838342 gene encoding scarecrow-like protein 28, translating to MLAGCSSSSLLSPTRRLRSEAVAAAAATSSAVSVHFPMNTQRLDLPCSSSNFPRKETPTNRPLGRSISLDNTNNNNKAGGCSIKQSIKLPPLATTRGNADGFSWNNDNNNNRGTKSLKRLAEDKEDESCLSRVKRQRGDNDEKLISTQPLPGHPHWVNSVITELAGLGDKDIESSRPASGSSTSASAESHSFRHRVPVPTNGSRHPYSQHGGGSTERRTIENINNNNNHRNDTQRDLELVNLLTGCLEAIRTRNIAAINHFIARSGELASPRGTTPMTRLIAYYTEALALRVARMWPHIFHITPPRDFEDESANALRFLNQVTPIPKFIHYTANSMLLRAFQGKERVHIIDFDIKQGLQWPSFFQSLASRPIPPRHVRITGVGESKHELNETGDRLHGFAEAMHLQFEFHPVVDRLEDVRLWMLHVKEGEAVAVNCVSQMHKTLYDGTGAAVRDFAGLVRSTNPVAVVIAEQEAEHNSTQLETRVFNSLKYYSAGFDVMHKRLGADSLMRVKIEEVLFGREIRNIVACEGSHRQERHVGFGEWRRMMEQLGFRSLGVSEREVLQSKMLLRMYGDGDEEFFNVERSDEDGGGVTLRWLDQPLYTVSAWSGGGSS from the exons ATGTTGGCAGGTTGTTCAAGTTCATCATTGTTGTCACCGACCAGAAGATTAAGGAGTGAAGCagtagcagcagcagcagcaacatcATCAGCCGTATCAGTACATTTTCCCATGAACACACAAAGATTGGACTTACCCTGCAGCAGTAGTAACTTCCCCCGCAAGGAAACACCTACAAACCGACCACTTGGACGCAGCATCTCACTCGAcaacaccaacaacaacaacaaagctgGTGGATGTTCGATTAAGCAGAGCATAAAGCTTCCACCTTTGGCAACAACAAGAGGAAATGCAGATGGGTTTTCATGGAACaacgacaacaacaacaacagaggGACGAAGAGTTTGAAGAGATTGGCTGAAGACAAGGAGGATGAGTCTTGTCTGAGCAGAGTGAAGAGGCAAAGAG GTGATAATGATGAAAAGTTGATCTCTACTCAGCCTTTACCGGGTCATCCACACTGGGTTAACTCGGTGATAACCGAGTTAGCTGGTTTAGGAGATAAAGACATTGAGAGTAGCCGTCCTGCTTCAGGATCATCAACAAGCGCATCAGCAGAGAGTCACAGCTTCAGACACAGAGTACCAGTACCCACAAACGGTTCAAGGCATCCATATTCACAACACGGAGGAGGCAGCACAGAGAGAAGGACCATTGAgaacatcaacaacaacaacaatcacagGAACGACACACAGAGAGACTTGGAGCTTGTGAATCTCCTTACCGGATGCTTAGAAGCGATCAGAACAAGAAACATAGCAGCTATCAACCATTTCATTGCAAGAAGCGGTGAACTTGCTTCTCCTAGAGGAACAACACCAATGACTCGTCTCATAGCTTACTACACCGAAGCTTTAGCTCTAAGAGTGGCTCGCATGTGGCCTCACATCTTCCACATCACGCCGCCTCGTGACTTCGAGGACGAGTCAGCAAACGCGTTACGGTTCTTGAACCAAGTGACACCAATCCCAAAGTTCATTCACTACACAGCGAACTCGATGCTACTAAGAGCCTTCCAAGGGAAAGAGAGAGTCCACATCATCGACTTCGACATCAAACAAGGCTTACAATGGCCCAGCTTCTTCCAAAGCCTAGCTTCAAGGCCCATTCCACCGCGCCACGTGCGCATCACAGGCGTTGGAGAGTCCAAACACGAGCTCAACGAGACGGGAGACCGTCTCCACGGCTTCGCGGAGGCGATGCATCTCCAGTTCGAGTTCCACCCCGTCGTCGACAGGCTCGAGGACGTTAGGCTGTGGATGCTCCACGTCAAGGAAGGCGAAGCCGTCGCCGTGAACTGCGTTTCGCAGATGCACAAGACACTTTACGACGGGACAGGAGCCGCGGTTAGGGACTTTGCGGGTTTGGTCAGAAGCACGAACCCTGTGGCTGTCGTTATTGCGGAACAGGAAGCGGAACACAACTCGACGCAGCTGGAGACGAGAGTGTTTAACTCGTTAAAGTACTACTCAGCGGGTTTTGACGTGATGCACAAGCGTCTAGGTGCGGACAGCTTGATGAGGGTTAAGATCGAGGAGGTTTTGTTCGGGAGAGAGATCAGGAACATTGTGGCGTGTGAAGGAAGTCATCGGCAGGAGAGGCATGTGGGTTTTGGGGAGTGGAGGAGGATGATGGAGCAGTTAGGGTTTCGGAGTCTTGGAGTTTCGGAGAGAGAGGTTTTGCAGAGCAAGATGCTGCTTAGGATGTATGGAGATGGTGATGAGGAGTTCTTTAACGTGGAGAGGAGCGATGAAGATGGAGGAGGAGTCACGTTGCGGTGGTTGGATCAGCCGCTTTACACGGTCTCGGCTTGGAGTGGCGGAGGGAGTTCTTAG